A part of Laspinema palackyanum D2c genomic DNA contains:
- a CDS encoding AAA family ATPase, with protein MIKAKESALFQNINDEINKLFNEESYFLFLPAGRSLIPILSQQLDRINRGDRIDRLDRIDRLDLGNEFSEGKGLIKLDYLMETFLNVIDGTQKSLSQTSLSQLIQEKSSESKNPELSSVISLAQDLVNSILKGSYRYQNGNEWIDVGTQNSTLINFASSGQQEVVWILLLIQLLILNQRPVFLVIEEPEAHLFPVAQK; from the coding sequence ATGATTAAAGCTAAAGAATCTGCTCTGTTTCAAAATATTAATGATGAAATTAATAAACTTTTCAATGAGGAAAGTTATTTTCTGTTTTTGCCTGCTGGTCGAAGTTTGATTCCTATATTATCTCAGCAACTTGACCGAATTAATAGAGGTGACCGAATTGATAGACTTGACCGAATTGATAGACTTGACCTAGGTAATGAATTCTCTGAGGGGAAGGGTTTAATTAAACTAGACTATTTGATGGAAACATTTCTAAATGTTATTGATGGAACCCAAAAAAGTCTCAGCCAAACTTCTCTATCGCAATTAATTCAAGAAAAAAGTTCAGAAAGTAAAAATCCTGAACTTTCGTCGGTGATTTCCTTGGCTCAAGATTTAGTCAATTCCATCCTAAAAGGCTCTTACCGCTATCAAAATGGGAATGAATGGATTGATGTTGGAACTCAAAACAGCACTTTGATTAACTTTGCTTCCTCGGGACAACAAGAAGTGGTTTGGATTTTATTACTGATCCAGCTTTTGATTTTAAATCAACGTCCAGTCTTTCTAGTCATAGAAGAACCTGAAGCGCATTTGTTTCCCGTGGCTCAAAAGTAA
- a CDS encoding DUF3747 domain-containing protein → MKTSLLLKTAAIATATLSALTLGTQAIASVFGQQSVDQSRFIAVAQSFSGGVAPPLLIIEQVSNSRECWSESGSNPVRVDPLLVNFDFTGICGRSTDSNGYSIRVGGEDIGMQYSLRIVQRNGDLVLIGVNTFERREMEIGRTNGIANGFNKIVLNPGWQFAKRTYNGQTLGHVYLANTQSLTALAKPMGSSGTTSPPPVVTTPPPVNVSFADTRSDIYAQEIEQAVALGFVSGFREDNTFRPQVALTREQLVSMVIESLKNVPGANINIPTTTSSRPYFDVEASRWSAPKIQWARDNNIISGYQDQSFRPAQTVTRAEMMAVLRRAAEYGNTLRGRGTTLNATRTPTNFSDTQNHWAASLISDMSSYCQVASPLNESGTQFFPNSPTLRNYAAAATVRMVNCVRQ, encoded by the coding sequence ATGAAGACTTCACTCCTACTCAAAACGGCTGCGATCGCCACGGCAACTCTCTCGGCTTTGACTCTTGGCACTCAAGCGATCGCCTCGGTGTTCGGACAACAAAGCGTTGATCAAAGCCGCTTCATTGCGGTTGCCCAATCTTTTAGCGGAGGTGTCGCTCCCCCCCTCTTAATCATTGAGCAAGTCTCCAATTCTCGTGAATGTTGGAGCGAAAGTGGCAGCAACCCCGTTCGCGTCGATCCCCTGTTAGTCAATTTTGACTTTACCGGGATTTGCGGTCGCAGTACGGATAGCAATGGCTATTCTATCCGAGTGGGCGGTGAAGATATCGGGATGCAGTACAGCTTGCGGATTGTACAGCGCAATGGAGACCTGGTACTGATCGGGGTCAATACGTTTGAACGTCGGGAAATGGAAATTGGACGCACGAACGGGATCGCCAATGGGTTTAATAAAATTGTTCTCAATCCCGGATGGCAGTTTGCCAAGCGCACCTACAATGGACAGACTTTGGGTCACGTCTATCTGGCCAACACCCAATCTTTAACGGCCCTGGCTAAACCGATGGGTTCATCGGGCACTACTTCTCCTCCTCCAGTGGTGACGACTCCCCCCCCAGTTAATGTCTCCTTTGCAGATACGCGATCGGATATCTATGCTCAAGAAATCGAGCAAGCGGTGGCCCTCGGTTTCGTGTCCGGTTTCCGGGAAGATAATACGTTCCGCCCCCAAGTGGCCCTGACTCGCGAACAGTTGGTCTCAATGGTCATCGAGTCGTTGAAAAACGTTCCGGGTGCCAATATCAATATTCCCACCACGACTTCCTCTCGCCCCTATTTTGACGTAGAGGCGTCGCGATGGAGCGCTCCTAAAATTCAATGGGCCCGAGATAATAACATTATTAGTGGTTATCAAGATCAGAGTTTCCGTCCAGCTCAAACCGTGACCCGGGCTGAAATGATGGCGGTGTTACGTCGCGCTGCTGAATATGGGAATACTCTGCGGGGTCGCGGGACTACCCTCAACGCTACCCGAACACCTACGAATTTCTCAGATACCCAAAATCACTGGGCCGCTTCTCTGATTTCCGATATGTCGAGTTATTGTCAGGTTGCTTCTCCGTTAAATGAGTCCGGAACTCAGTTTTTCCCCAACTCTCCGACGTTGCGAAATTATGCCGCAGCAGCAACGGTCCGGATGGTTAATTGTGTCAGACAGTAA
- a CDS encoding GH116 family glycosyl hydrolase: MTTPSTPPAIPSQTWQRPIGLDWDKPYTVRYGSNLDDGPWHGMPLGGFGAGCIGRSPRGDFNLWHLDGGEHTFQSLPACQFSIFEETQGQRQTYALCTQPPSDGSLNSWQWYPAATEENPTGTYHALYPRSWFVYQNVFKAQLTCEQFSPILPGKYQECSYPLAIFEWTAYNPTDEPITLSILLTWENVVGWFTNAIKSPTVKVRDDGSPEYEYQSKWGKSQGNSNRYIEDFHRIGCVMAGGHLAEVPEEGEGEMAIATATNPFLDTFKHTRWNPTGSGKEVWQQFSQDGSLLDSTDETPATKGERIGVALAVRFTIRPGKTRKIPFILAWDFPVTEFAAGVWEYRRYTDFFGRHGKNSWSMIRTALKHSDMWRENIITWQQSILDREDLSDSVKMALFNELYILTDGGTLWTAQDAEEPRGKFAVLECIDYRWYESLDVRLYGSFALLMLWPELEKSVMRGFARAIPTGDDTPRVIGYNQAAAVRKVTDATPHDLGAPNEHPWVKTNYTSYQDCNLWKDLPCDFALLVYRDFLLTGGDDYEFLWDCWPSMVQAIAYLKTFDKDGDGIPENGGAPDQTFDDWPMRGVSAYCGGLWMAALQAAIAVGEVILKNPPHSGVFTDTIYEQKRSQLLEPATIQAILTTYQDWLEQARTLYQKKLWNGTYYRLDSESGSEVVMADQLCGQFYARLLGLADIVPSECAESALKTVYESCFLKFHNGEFGAANGVLIDGSPVNPNATHPLEVWTGINFGLAAFMLQMGMGDEGFKLTETVIKQVYENGLQFRTPEAITAVGTFRASHYLRAMAIWAVYGVLTGFK, encoded by the coding sequence ATGACGACTCCATCCACTCCCCCTGCAATTCCTTCCCAGACTTGGCAGCGTCCCATTGGTTTAGATTGGGACAAACCCTATACCGTTCGCTATGGCAGTAATCTCGATGATGGTCCCTGGCATGGAATGCCCCTCGGGGGGTTTGGGGCCGGTTGTATAGGCCGATCGCCCCGTGGTGACTTCAATCTCTGGCATCTCGACGGGGGTGAACATACCTTCCAATCCCTTCCCGCCTGTCAATTCAGCATTTTTGAAGAAACCCAAGGCCAGCGCCAAACTTACGCACTTTGTACCCAACCTCCCTCTGATGGCAGTCTAAATTCCTGGCAATGGTATCCCGCAGCGACTGAGGAAAATCCTACCGGAACTTACCATGCGTTGTATCCTCGGAGTTGGTTTGTCTATCAAAATGTGTTTAAAGCACAACTCACTTGTGAGCAATTTTCCCCGATTCTGCCGGGAAAATACCAAGAATGTAGCTATCCCCTGGCAATTTTTGAATGGACTGCCTATAATCCCACCGATGAACCGATTACCCTGAGTATTCTGCTGACTTGGGAAAATGTGGTGGGTTGGTTTACCAATGCCATCAAATCTCCTACAGTAAAAGTGCGAGATGATGGGTCTCCAGAGTATGAATATCAATCCAAATGGGGGAAAAGTCAGGGCAATTCTAACCGTTATATTGAAGACTTCCATCGGATTGGTTGTGTGATGGCAGGAGGTCATTTGGCAGAGGTTCCCGAAGAAGGGGAGGGAGAAATGGCGATCGCCACCGCTACCAATCCCTTTCTCGACACCTTCAAGCATACACGCTGGAATCCCACCGGCAGTGGCAAAGAAGTCTGGCAACAGTTTTCTCAGGATGGTTCCTTACTCGATTCCACCGATGAAACCCCCGCCACTAAGGGAGAACGGATTGGAGTCGCCTTAGCAGTTCGCTTCACCATTCGACCCGGAAAAACCCGCAAAATTCCCTTTATTCTCGCTTGGGATTTTCCCGTTACTGAATTCGCTGCCGGAGTCTGGGAATATCGCCGTTACACCGACTTTTTCGGGCGTCATGGCAAAAATTCCTGGTCCATGATTCGCACGGCACTCAAGCATTCGGATATGTGGCGTGAGAATATCATCACCTGGCAACAATCGATATTAGACCGGGAGGATTTGTCCGACTCGGTGAAAATGGCGCTATTTAATGAATTGTATATTCTCACCGATGGGGGAACATTATGGACCGCCCAGGATGCAGAAGAACCTCGGGGTAAATTTGCGGTTCTCGAATGTATCGATTATCGTTGGTATGAAAGCTTGGATGTGCGGTTGTACGGGTCTTTTGCCCTGTTGATGTTGTGGCCGGAATTGGAAAAATCGGTGATGCGCGGGTTTGCCCGGGCGATTCCTACGGGAGATGATACTCCTCGGGTGATTGGGTATAATCAAGCAGCAGCAGTTCGCAAAGTGACCGATGCGACGCCTCATGATTTGGGTGCACCGAATGAACATCCTTGGGTGAAAACGAATTATACCAGTTATCAGGATTGTAATTTGTGGAAGGATTTACCCTGTGATTTTGCCTTGCTGGTGTATCGGGATTTTCTGTTGACCGGGGGAGATGATTATGAGTTTTTGTGGGATTGTTGGCCCTCAATGGTGCAGGCGATCGCCTATTTAAAAACCTTTGATAAAGATGGGGATGGGATTCCCGAAAATGGCGGTGCACCTGATCAGACGTTCGATGATTGGCCAATGCGTGGGGTGAGTGCCTATTGTGGCGGGTTGTGGATGGCGGCATTACAAGCGGCGATCGCAGTCGGTGAGGTTATTTTAAAGAATCCCCCCCATTCCGGCGTGTTCACCGATACGATTTATGAACAGAAGCGATCGCAATTACTGGAACCGGCAACCATTCAAGCAATCCTGACTACCTATCAAGATTGGTTGGAACAAGCACGCACCTTGTATCAAAAAAAACTCTGGAATGGCACTTATTATCGCCTCGACAGTGAAAGCGGTTCAGAGGTGGTGATGGCGGATCAGCTTTGTGGTCAATTTTATGCACGGTTATTAGGGTTAGCGGATATTGTCCCGAGTGAATGCGCTGAATCGGCCTTAAAAACAGTCTATGAATCTTGTTTTTTGAAGTTTCATAACGGTGAATTTGGGGCAGCCAATGGCGTATTAATTGATGGTTCCCCGGTGAATCCGAATGCGACTCATCCGTTAGAAGTATGGACCGGAATTAATTTCGGATTGGCGGCATTTATGTTACAAATGGGGATGGGAGATGAAGGGTTTAAATTAACCGAAACCGTCATTAAGCAAGTCTATGAAAATGGGTTGCAGTTCCGGACTCCGGAAGCAATTACAGCAGTGGGAACCTTTCGGGCCTCTCATTATTTACGGGCGATGGCAATTTGGGCCGTTTATGGGGTTTTGACTGGGTTTAAATAG
- the infC gene encoding translation initiation factor IF-3 has translation MPVTEKRRNRDLPQINERIRFPQIRAIDTDGSQLGILTPQEAMRIAEEKDLDLVLVSDKADPPVCRIMDYGKYKFEQEKKAREAKKKQHTAEVKEVKMRYKIEEHDYNVRLNQAQRFLKVGDKVKATITFRGREIQHTDLAEELLKRMATDLEEVAEVQQAPKKEGRSMMMLLSPKK, from the coding sequence ATGCCTGTGACTGAAAAAAGAAGAAATCGGGATTTACCTCAAATTAATGAAAGAATCCGATTTCCTCAAATTCGAGCCATTGACACAGACGGCAGCCAGCTTGGGATTCTAACGCCTCAAGAGGCGATGCGAATCGCTGAAGAAAAAGACCTCGACTTGGTGTTAGTCAGCGATAAAGCCGATCCCCCAGTTTGCCGAATCATGGACTACGGCAAATATAAGTTTGAGCAAGAGAAAAAAGCGCGGGAAGCTAAGAAAAAGCAGCATACCGCTGAAGTCAAAGAAGTCAAGATGCGCTACAAGATTGAAGAACACGACTATAACGTGCGTCTCAATCAAGCCCAGCGCTTTCTGAAAGTGGGAGATAAGGTAAAAGCGACGATTACCTTCCGAGGGCGGGAAATTCAACATACGGACCTGGCTGAGGAATTACTCAAGCGCATGGCAACGGACCTCGAAGAAGTCGCCGAAGTGCAGCAAGCCCCTAAAAAAGAAGGGCGTAGTATGATGATGTTGCTCTCTCCCAAAAAGTAG
- a CDS encoding AAA family ATPase, producing MSQHQQLIIKNFGPIAEVKIEVKNILIFIGSQASGKSTISKAIFFFKSLRDELIQYFSQAYTQDYFTPVVTPFGKQAKNLFIKTYGSVLQFPDMELNYQYGNGMEVTVKLSSDHKFTTISFNNYFQKNLLNLLI from the coding sequence ATGTCTCAACACCAGCAGTTAATTATTAAGAACTTTGGACCAATTGCCGAGGTGAAGATTGAAGTTAAAAATATTTTGATTTTTATTGGCTCACAAGCAAGCGGCAAAAGTACAATTAGTAAAGCCATATTTTTCTTTAAATCCTTACGAGATGAATTAATCCAGTATTTTTCTCAAGCTTACACTCAGGATTATTTTACCCCTGTCGTCACTCCTTTTGGTAAACAGGCAAAAAATCTATTTATCAAAACCTATGGTTCTGTTTTGCAATTTCCTGATATGGAACTTAATTACCAATACGGGAATGGCATGGAGGTTACTGTTAAACTATCTTCAGATCATAAGTTTACCACGATTAGTTTTAATAACTATTTCCAGAAAAATTTGCTCAACTTGTTGATTTAA